The following coding sequences lie in one Deltaproteobacteria bacterium IMCC39524 genomic window:
- a CDS encoding type II secretion system protein, protein MIFKSSQGGQRGAILIMLLVMVVILGLTAGMAGQSWRSTVQRAREAELLWRGQQYQQAIASYSSVKHGSQQMLPATLEHLLRDPRFPGVVRHLRKLYDDPMTGEEWQLVTDPAERIIGVRSSSDLEPFQKEGFPKALDKLTGKNSYSEWEFVYTPSTKNSKATSTTKTTGAAGKPSAEAAQ, encoded by the coding sequence ATGATCTTTAAATCTTCACAGGGAGGGCAGCGCGGCGCGATTCTGATCATGCTCCTGGTCATGGTTGTAATCCTCGGCCTTACCGCCGGTATGGCTGGCCAATCCTGGCGCAGCACCGTCCAGCGAGCCCGTGAGGCCGAACTACTCTGGCGCGGCCAGCAGTACCAGCAGGCGATCGCCAGCTACTCTTCTGTCAAGCATGGTTCGCAACAGATGTTGCCGGCCACGCTTGAACATTTACTGCGTGACCCGCGTTTTCCGGGTGTGGTCAGGCATCTGCGTAAACTATACGACGATCCGATGACCGGGGAAGAGTGGCAGTTGGTCACCGACCCGGCCGAGCGGATTATAGGGGTGCGGAGCAGCAGCGATCTGGAGCCCTTTCAGAAAGAGGGTTTTCCCAAGGCGTTGGATAAATTGACAGGCAAGAACTCTTACAGCGAATGGGAGTTCGTCTATACGCCGTCCACGAAAAACAGTAAAGCGACCAGCACGACCAAAACAACCGGGGCCGCTGGTAAACCTTCCGCAGAAGCCGCGCAATAA
- a CDS encoding homocysteine S-methyltransferase family protein produces the protein MRDFRKALADRVLVLDGAMGTLLQERGLPPGGCPEEMNRIAPEAVVGVHAEYAAAGADILVANSFGGNRAKLGHYGLESAVDELNRRAVELARKAGGDKIFVGGSVGPTGRFVEPVGDAGFDEMVDIFAEQISALAGAGADLISFETFLDIRELRAGVIACRDVCDLPIIAQMTFDDAGRTVLGTPPEAAAVTLDGLQVDVIGSNCGLGIDGIYDVLARMRQVTNRPLIAQANAGLPILKDGQTIFPGTPEEMTAYHEGLIALGVRVVGGCCGTTPNHIRVMRSALGDYAQDWTPPPRRGFLSSRSAVAEFGGDTACALIGERINPTGKKAFTAELLAGKTAYIRREATGQLAAGAHLLDVNCGAPGVDEAASLERAVYAVTGVCPAPLVIDTSDLEALERGLKAADGKVLINSVNGEAKSLEKVLPLARRYGAAVIGLTLDETGIPETAEGRVEIARRILDSALILGLPKQDLVIDCLTLTVSAEQKRALETLRALRQVRDELGLATALGVSNISFGLPSRPVLSSVFFAMALEAGLKVAIINPRDERMMDAYRSALVLLCQDVRAEVYIGHYAEQASAAPAVAQGDTPLDVRQRLAAAIVSGDSEGVVSLVKDAMQEGLDVMAVSNEGLLPGLEEVGRRFADNRVFLPQVMRSAETMQTAFAYIKENFAGESGPSLGRILMATVEGDIHDIGKNIVCTLLENHGFEVIDLGKNVSAARILEVAQKEEIDAVGLSALMTTTLQQMDVTLGKLRDAGIKVFTMVGGAVVTQEYADSIGADIYAKDALEAVDKVKRLLGAGD, from the coding sequence ATGAGAGATTTTAGAAAAGCACTCGCTGATCGGGTTCTGGTCCTCGATGGAGCCATGGGCACCCTCTTGCAGGAGCGCGGCCTGCCGCCGGGAGGTTGTCCGGAAGAGATGAACCGGATCGCACCAGAGGCCGTAGTCGGAGTCCATGCCGAGTATGCTGCGGCCGGTGCCGATATCCTGGTGGCCAACAGTTTTGGCGGCAATCGCGCCAAGCTGGGTCACTATGGTCTGGAATCGGCCGTTGACGAGTTGAATCGCAGGGCTGTCGAGTTGGCTCGCAAGGCGGGAGGTGACAAGATCTTTGTCGGCGGTTCCGTCGGTCCGACCGGACGCTTTGTTGAACCGGTCGGTGACGCCGGCTTTGATGAGATGGTTGATATCTTTGCCGAACAGATCTCTGCTCTGGCCGGGGCCGGAGCCGATCTGATTTCTTTCGAAACTTTTCTCGATATCCGCGAACTGCGGGCCGGGGTTATCGCCTGCCGCGACGTTTGTGATCTGCCGATTATCGCTCAAATGACCTTTGATGATGCTGGGCGAACCGTGCTCGGCACACCACCGGAGGCCGCCGCGGTCACCCTTGACGGTCTGCAGGTTGATGTCATCGGTTCCAACTGCGGGCTTGGTATTGATGGTATTTATGATGTTCTCGCCCGCATGCGGCAGGTCACCAACAGGCCTTTGATTGCCCAGGCTAACGCCGGGCTGCCGATTCTCAAAGACGGCCAGACCATCTTTCCCGGGACACCGGAGGAAATGACCGCCTACCATGAGGGTCTGATCGCTCTTGGTGTCAGGGTTGTCGGTGGCTGTTGTGGTACCACGCCAAACCATATTCGGGTGATGCGGTCCGCTCTGGGAGACTACGCACAAGATTGGACGCCACCACCCCGGCGAGGATTCCTGTCCAGCCGGAGCGCCGTTGCGGAGTTTGGTGGAGACACTGCCTGCGCCCTGATCGGCGAACGCATCAATCCCACCGGCAAGAAAGCTTTTACCGCAGAGCTGCTTGCCGGCAAGACGGCTTATATCCGTCGCGAAGCGACCGGCCAGCTTGCTGCCGGAGCTCATCTCCTCGATGTTAACTGCGGTGCTCCCGGTGTTGATGAGGCGGCCTCCCTGGAGAGAGCCGTCTATGCCGTCACCGGGGTTTGTCCCGCTCCGCTGGTCATTGATACCTCAGATCTGGAGGCGCTGGAGCGGGGGCTCAAGGCCGCCGATGGCAAAGTCCTGATCAACTCGGTCAATGGTGAAGCGAAAAGTCTGGAAAAAGTTCTGCCTCTTGCGCGTCGCTATGGCGCCGCTGTGATTGGCCTTACCCTCGATGAAACGGGAATCCCTGAAACGGCTGAGGGTCGCGTTGAAATCGCCCGCCGCATTCTTGACTCCGCTTTGATCCTTGGTCTGCCAAAACAGGACCTGGTGATCGATTGTCTGACCCTGACCGTTTCTGCGGAGCAGAAGCGCGCCCTTGAAACCCTGCGTGCCTTACGGCAGGTTCGTGATGAACTGGGCCTGGCCACAGCCCTTGGGGTGAGCAATATTTCCTTTGGTCTGCCCTCACGTCCGGTTCTCTCGTCCGTCTTTTTTGCCATGGCGCTCGAGGCGGGGCTGAAGGTGGCGATCATCAATCCCAGGGATGAACGGATGATGGATGCCTACCGTTCAGCGCTGGTCCTGCTTTGCCAGGATGTGCGAGCCGAAGTTTATATCGGTCACTATGCTGAACAGGCTTCAGCAGCCCCTGCTGTAGCGCAGGGTGATACTCCTCTGGATGTTCGTCAACGTCTTGCCGCAGCGATCGTTAGCGGCGACAGTGAAGGAGTCGTTTCCCTGGTCAAGGATGCCATGCAGGAAGGGCTGGATGTTATGGCGGTCAGTAACGAGGGGTTGCTGCCCGGGCTCGAAGAGGTGGGGCGCCGTTTTGCTGATAATCGAGTCTTTCTCCCCCAGGTTATGCGGTCCGCCGAGACGATGCAGACAGCCTTTGCTTATATCAAGGAAAACTTTGCTGGTGAGAGTGGCCCTTCTCTGGGCCGCATCCTGATGGCTACAGTTGAGGGTGATATCCATGATATCGGTAAGAATATCGTTTGCACCTTGCTGGAAAACCACGGCTTCGAAGTGATCGACCTGGGCAAGAACGTGTCTGCCGCGAGAATTCTCGAGGTCGCGCAGAAGGAGGAGATCGATGCCGTAGGCCTCTCAGCATTGATGACAACAACATTGCAGCAGATGGATGTGACCTTAGGTAAGTTAAGGGACGCCGGGATTAAAGTTTTTACCATGGTCGGTGGAGCAGTGGTCACTCAAGAGTACGCTGATAGCATCGGTGCCGACATCTACGCCAAGGATGCACTCGAAGCTGTTGACAAGGTCAAGCGGTTGCTGGGGGCCGGGGACTAG
- a CDS encoding GerMN domain-containing protein: MPKSNYEPNNSKKRSYRKHLILWGALAVLVFVVGLVVGYLKTAEAPQAPPSELETSLVTTREVILYFASVDGQALVAETRDIAECQQDEDCLRSTVRALIAGSQGEFAAILPAQVVLNDVSVEGSLVNVDFSQELISAHPGGTQSELLTIYGLADTLAVNFPHLRQVRVLVDGAPIATLKGHVDLRQPINPDFSLVEEGMAPVGGILSLPAGGNE; encoded by the coding sequence ATGCCGAAATCTAATTACGAACCAAACAATTCGAAAAAGCGATCATACCGTAAGCACCTCATCCTATGGGGAGCCCTTGCTGTACTGGTCTTTGTCGTCGGACTGGTTGTGGGTTATCTCAAAACAGCTGAGGCTCCGCAAGCCCCGCCGTCGGAGTTGGAGACCTCGTTGGTGACGACCAGGGAAGTGATCCTTTATTTCGCTTCTGTTGATGGCCAGGCCCTGGTCGCCGAAACACGAGATATTGCTGAATGCCAGCAAGATGAAGATTGTCTGAGAAGCACGGTCAGGGCCCTGATCGCGGGTTCTCAAGGCGAGTTCGCCGCAATTTTGCCGGCTCAGGTTGTGCTCAATGATGTCTCGGTCGAGGGTAGCCTGGTGAACGTCGATTTCAGCCAGGAGCTGATCTCTGCGCATCCCGGTGGAACCCAGAGCGAACTGCTGACGATCTACGGTTTGGCCGATACACTCGCCGTTAATTTCCCCCACCTCCGACAGGTGAGGGTTCTGGTCGACGGCGCGCCGATAGCAACACTGAAGGGCCATGTTGATTTACGTCAACCAATCAATCCTGATTTCAGCCTGGTGGAAGAGGGGATGGCCCCTGTCGGAGGAATCCTCAGCTTGCCTGCCGGAGGGAACGAATGA
- the murI gene encoding glutamate racemase: MRVETVPERAIGVFDSGVGGLTVLKELRRQVPGEKLIYLGDTARVPYGTKSATTVLRYAHEAARFLLEQKVKLLVVACNTASAVALEGLAEAYQVPVVGVIEPGARRAIEVSVNGRIGVVGTEGTIRSGAYERALRRERADVVVHTAACPLFVPLAEEGWAGHEVARLTAREYLAPLLAEGIDTLVLGCTHYPLIKPMLQEVVGPQVRLVDSAQETAKAVAAQLNTHRLQGQGQPASTPRYFVTDIPDRFERVGGAFLGEPLQGVTTVSLD; encoded by the coding sequence ATGAGGGTTGAAACGGTGCCGGAAAGAGCGATTGGTGTCTTTGATTCAGGAGTGGGCGGGCTAACTGTTCTCAAGGAACTGCGCCGCCAGGTTCCAGGTGAAAAACTCATTTACCTGGGAGATACGGCCCGTGTCCCTTACGGTACGAAGAGCGCGACCACTGTTTTGCGCTACGCCCACGAGGCGGCACGTTTCCTCCTGGAGCAGAAAGTCAAACTTCTGGTCGTAGCATGTAATACGGCTTCGGCGGTCGCTCTTGAAGGCCTGGCGGAAGCCTACCAGGTTCCGGTGGTCGGAGTTATCGAGCCGGGCGCACGGCGTGCGATTGAAGTCAGCGTTAATGGCCGGATAGGTGTGGTCGGCACGGAAGGGACGATTCGCAGCGGCGCCTACGAACGGGCTCTGCGTCGCGAACGGGCTGATGTTGTGGTGCACACTGCCGCTTGTCCTCTCTTTGTCCCCCTGGCTGAAGAAGGCTGGGCCGGACACGAGGTTGCCCGCTTGACTGCGCGCGAATATCTTGCCCCGCTGCTCGCTGAGGGGATTGACACCCTGGTTCTGGGTTGTACACACTACCCTCTTATCAAGCCGATGTTGCAGGAGGTTGTTGGCCCACAGGTGCGACTCGTCGACTCGGCGCAGGAAACGGCCAAGGCCGTTGCGGCACAACTCAACACACATCGATTGCAAGGGCAGGGACAGCCAGCTTCAACCCCACGTTATTTTGTTACCGATATTCCGGACCGTTTTGAGCGGGTGGGCGGGGCCTTCCTGGGAGAGCCTCTACAAGGTGTGACAACGGTCAGCCTCGATTAA
- a CDS encoding cytochrome c, whose amino-acid sequence MALSLKKRDFLLIGVAIVILAFLWQAPPESTSRVPYDDDHRQFHDLVKAEGKKAAEKFCEDCHNDEDIAFPEGHPPKARCLFCHKMGNP is encoded by the coding sequence ATGGCTCTTTCCCTTAAAAAACGTGATTTCCTCCTGATCGGCGTCGCTATCGTCATCCTCGCCTTTCTCTGGCAAGCACCACCCGAGTCGACCAGTCGCGTCCCCTACGACGACGACCACCGCCAGTTTCATGACCTGGTCAAAGCTGAAGGCAAAAAAGCCGCTGAAAAGTTTTGTGAAGACTGCCACAACGATGAGGATATCGCTTTTCCTGAAGGGCACCCTCCCAAGGCCCGGTGTCTTTTCTGTCACAAGATGGGAAATCCCTAG
- a CDS encoding anaerobic ribonucleoside-triphosphate reductase activating protein, translating into MAIKGFQGTSLLDFPGRIASLVFWGGCNLTCPFCHNPALVLDPDTYPSLCPDDLLADLAERKSFIDGVVVSGGEPTLGQDLVPFLEAVKALSLSVKLDSNGLAPKVITELLRKGLVDYLAIDLKTLPQRYPELHSGPVAYETLIETVSLCREASVELEYRTTCVPGWVDEDVIAGLGKLIDGAPLWAIQQYHPEHALCGDAREVEAFSPEKIQSFADIASRYAQRVIVRGV; encoded by the coding sequence ATGGCTATCAAAGGTTTTCAAGGAACAAGTCTTCTCGATTTTCCAGGAAGAATTGCTTCTTTGGTCTTCTGGGGTGGGTGCAATTTGACCTGCCCTTTTTGTCATAATCCAGCCCTGGTGCTTGACCCGGATACTTACCCGAGTCTGTGTCCTGACGATCTCCTGGCCGACTTGGCGGAGCGAAAGTCCTTTATCGATGGTGTTGTTGTCTCCGGTGGTGAGCCTACGCTGGGACAGGACCTTGTCCCCTTTCTTGAGGCGGTCAAGGCGTTGAGCTTGTCTGTCAAGCTTGATAGTAACGGCCTCGCACCCAAGGTAATCACGGAATTGCTGCGCAAAGGGTTGGTTGACTACCTGGCCATAGACCTGAAGACTTTGCCACAGCGTTATCCGGAGTTGCACAGCGGGCCCGTTGCCTACGAGACGCTAATTGAGACAGTTTCTCTCTGTCGCGAGGCTTCAGTAGAACTGGAATATCGAACCACTTGTGTACCGGGCTGGGTTGACGAGGATGTGATCGCCGGGTTGGGTAAATTGATCGATGGCGCCCCGCTCTGGGCCATACAGCAGTATCACCCTGAGCATGCTCTTTGTGGAGACGCCCGGGAAGTTGAAGCCTTCTCGCCGGAAAAGATACAGTCTTTTGCTGATATCGCCAGTCGTTATGCGCAGCGGGTGATTGTGCGGGGCGTGTGA
- the nrdD gene encoding anaerobic ribonucleoside-triphosphate reductase has protein sequence MSTKCAAKTEVYSRVCGFFRPVQQWNKGKKAEFEDRQEYVVEEDRR, from the coding sequence ATGTCAACCAAGTGCGCAGCTAAAACTGAAGTCTACTCCCGTGTTTGCGGTTTTTTTCGCCCCGTTCAGCAGTGGAACAAGGGTAAGAAAGCCGAGTTTGAGGATCGCCAGGAGTATGTTGTTGAAGAAGATCGTCGCTAA